One window of Acidobacteriota bacterium genomic DNA carries:
- a CDS encoding glycosyltransferase: MTAFSRILLTGGGTAGHVNPALAIGRALGDERTAYLYVGVRGRAESEVVPREGIPIRYVRASAYPGARPSLHWLRFVADLALGTFKALVLVRRFRPDVIVGTGGFASAPVMIAASLLKRAGLCRAGIYVHEQNAAPGRLNLMVGRLADRVFVSFPETLASFPVNGIVAGYPLRRRLQGIERDAARQSLDFAVPAGRTVVFAFGGSQGARTINHAVVDALESLLPHRDRLFIIHGTGLRKSGSRYDAAQATAERLRARYSEEQRRQIESFYVARPFFHEIERVYALSDLVVVRAGAGTLNEIASLGLPAIVVPKANLSGDHQVMNARALARTGGAVVLYEETCERNGSLVEELDGRLLASTILDVIEPVRLRRMAEGVRGFVQQDARDLIRRVVAGEPIDATSGGAQGAWRVEPGVSLLSDAALVATLERALGARGHEYRIEREIPSADDRAYYVSRAASRLASSSWESRNLGVKLIGLLQAREKLPLVVALLRDRRPAAWYKRLVGGDFEQVGFIRRNALTCLARLGVVTPAVEDVLAAAFTDPYYEVRSEAARTAAALDRALGDEARRRLTASLINLLRDSWLEVAATAADALGTVGGQDDALPALLELQRFRYWVVRAAGLRGLRSLVERGRAGDLAELERQVRGFVLTATDFRPEFTIRSSYAGVVDAIARQRSSGT, from the coding sequence ATGACGGCCTTTTCGCGCATCCTCCTGACCGGGGGCGGCACAGCCGGGCACGTGAACCCGGCACTGGCAATCGGACGGGCGCTTGGTGATGAGCGCACGGCCTACCTCTACGTCGGCGTGCGCGGCCGCGCCGAGTCCGAAGTCGTTCCACGCGAAGGCATCCCGATTCGGTACGTTCGCGCGTCGGCCTATCCGGGCGCTCGCCCGTCCCTGCATTGGCTGCGCTTTGTGGCCGACCTCGCGCTGGGCACCTTCAAGGCGCTTGTGCTGGTCCGGCGTTTCCGGCCCGACGTCATTGTCGGCACGGGCGGGTTTGCGTCGGCGCCCGTGATGATTGCCGCGTCGCTGCTGAAGCGGGCGGGCCTCTGCCGGGCGGGGATCTACGTGCACGAGCAGAACGCCGCACCGGGGCGGCTCAATCTGATGGTCGGCCGCCTCGCCGATCGTGTCTTCGTGTCGTTCCCCGAGACGCTTGCCTCATTCCCGGTCAATGGCATCGTGGCCGGGTACCCGCTCAGGCGGCGCCTCCAGGGGATCGAACGCGACGCGGCCCGCCAGTCGCTGGACTTCGCCGTCCCGGCCGGCCGGACGGTGGTGTTCGCCTTCGGCGGCTCGCAAGGGGCACGCACCATCAATCACGCCGTCGTCGACGCGCTGGAGTCCCTGTTGCCGCACCGCGACAGGCTCTTCATCATCCACGGCACCGGCCTGAGGAAATCCGGCAGCCGCTATGACGCGGCCCAGGCGACGGCCGAGCGTCTGCGCGCGCGGTACAGCGAAGAACAGCGCCGCCAGATCGAGTCGTTCTACGTGGCGCGACCTTTCTTCCACGAGATCGAGCGCGTGTATGCGCTGTCCGATCTGGTCGTCGTGCGTGCGGGGGCGGGCACCTTGAACGAGATCGCCTCACTCGGGCTTCCCGCGATCGTGGTGCCGAAGGCGAACCTGTCGGGCGATCACCAGGTGATGAACGCGCGGGCGCTCGCCAGGACCGGCGGGGCAGTCGTGCTGTACGAGGAGACCTGCGAGCGCAACGGCTCGCTGGTCGAGGAACTGGATGGCCGTCTGCTCGCCTCCACGATTCTCGACGTCATCGAACCCGTGCGCCTGCGCCGGATGGCCGAAGGCGTTCGGGGATTCGTGCAGCAGGACGCGCGCGATCTAATCCGGCGCGTGGTCGCCGGCGAGCCGATCGACGCGACATCCGGGGGGGCACAGGGAGCCTGGCGGGTCGAGCCCGGCGTCAGCCTGCTGTCAGACGCGGCGCTGGTCGCCACACTCGAGCGCGCGCTCGGCGCCCGCGGGCACGAGTACCGAATCGAGCGCGAGATCCCATCAGCCGATGACCGAGCCTACTACGTGAGCCGCGCGGCCTCCCGGCTTGCCAGTTCGTCGTGGGAGAGCCGCAACCTGGGGGTCAAGCTCATCGGCCTGCTGCAGGCGCGCGAGAAACTCCCGCTGGTTGTTGCCCTGCTCCGCGACCGCCGTCCGGCCGCGTGGTACAAGCGGCTGGTCGGCGGCGATTTCGAACAGGTCGGCTTCATCCGGCGCAACGCGCTCACATGCCTGGCGCGACTCGGCGTGGTCACGCCCGCCGTCGAAGACGTCCTGGCGGCGGCCTTCACCGATCCGTACTATGAAGTCCGGAGCGAGGCCGCGCGAACGGCGGCTGCACTCGACAGAGCTCTTGGCGATGAGGCGCGGCGCCGGCTAACGGCATCGCTCATCAACCTGTTGCGGGATTCGTGGCTGGAAGTTGCGGCCACCGCTGCCGACGCGCTCGGCACTGTGGGCGGGCAAGACGATGCGCTGCCGGCGCTGCTGGAGCTGCAACGCTTCCGGTACTGGGTCGTTCGGGCGGCCGGCTT
- a CDS encoding glycosyl hydrolase, which translates to MSRVPTIAALLVMLSWTVIAQAPQAAQTPAKAKPAAATVPPVKTQPAPAGTMAMPPTGAPVAGSPPPSFSDLFPGLEFRNIGPFRGGRSVAVTGVRGKPLMYYFGGTGSGVWKTIDGGATWANVSDKFFKTGSVGAIAVADSDPNVLYVGMGETAIRGSTSSHGDGVYKSTDAGATWTNVGLSDTRQIARVRINPQNPDIVLVAAQGHIWGPNRARGIFRTLDGGKTWTHVLYVDDKTGASDLMMDPTNPRILYAAFWQVYRKSWTMQSGGPGGGLYKSIDGGDTWKKLTAGLPEGIVGKVTVTVSQSRPSRVWAMIEADKGGLYRSDDGGDKWTLVNGSHRIRQRAWYYSGVFADPVNEDVVYAPNIQFLKSIDGGKSFSSIRVHHGDTHDLWIDPDNPARMILGDDGGAEISVNGGQSWSAEDNQPTAQIYRVTTDSRFPYWVYGSQQDNTSIAIPSGGRDSSITSAHWHGVGGGESGWIAPDPRNPDIVFAGGYGGSITRYDHKTGESREIVAYPQVIDGRAARDLKYRFQWTAPILLSPHDPDTLYHAAQVLLRSRDGGQSWVEISPDLTRNDKTKQDYSGGPIAHEFTGVETYDTIFCVVESPHEAGTIWAGTDDGLVQLTRDGGKTWTNVTPTGIPEWIRINTIEVSPHDKATAYVSAMMNQHDDLRPYIYKTSNYGQTWTKIVTGIPDTTFARVVREDNARRGLLYAGTETGLYISFDDGANWQPFQRNLPVVPITDLAVKHEDLVVATEGRAFWILDDLTPLRQWQPDIRQAPIRLFAPRPTFRLPGDVGKSLSAGKNRPSGVIVNFWLKDKPKAEVPVTIEFLDGATVLRTLSSVATPGADELKEAGEEDEDEEKPIEPVAGVNRFVWNLREAVASLVVPRYTYGDFPPQGLRITPGRYTVRLRVGQEQVEAPFEVRPNPAVSVPAADLATQADFLRMVRDDLAWIHNAIRRIKDVRTQTTALMKHAEAIGKGQALKASADGLLEKLTVLADELYNPNLKTSQDSLNYLPKLDFQFAGLAGVADTADARPTAGVLARYRDLKPQLSDVAARLQKLFDTELAEFNKAVSAAGVPAIVLVPIDKKD; encoded by the coding sequence ATGTCCCGCGTTCCGACGATTGCTGCGCTGCTGGTGATGCTGTCCTGGACCGTGATCGCGCAGGCGCCACAGGCCGCGCAAACGCCCGCCAAGGCGAAGCCCGCCGCGGCAACAGTCCCGCCGGTCAAGACACAACCGGCCCCCGCCGGCACCATGGCCATGCCGCCAACAGGCGCACCCGTAGCGGGGTCACCACCGCCTTCGTTCTCTGATCTGTTTCCCGGCCTCGAGTTCCGGAACATCGGACCGTTCCGTGGCGGCCGCTCCGTCGCAGTGACGGGCGTACGCGGGAAGCCGCTCATGTACTACTTCGGAGGCACGGGCAGCGGCGTCTGGAAGACGATAGACGGCGGCGCGACCTGGGCGAACGTGTCGGACAAGTTCTTCAAGACGGGTTCGGTCGGCGCGATCGCGGTGGCCGATTCCGATCCGAACGTGCTGTATGTCGGCATGGGCGAGACGGCGATTCGCGGCAGCACGAGCTCGCATGGCGATGGGGTCTACAAGTCGACCGATGCCGGCGCGACATGGACCAATGTGGGGCTCTCCGACACAAGACAGATCGCGCGCGTCAGGATCAATCCGCAGAATCCCGACATCGTGCTGGTCGCGGCCCAGGGCCACATCTGGGGTCCGAACCGCGCGCGAGGAATCTTCCGCACGCTCGATGGCGGAAAGACATGGACGCACGTGCTCTATGTCGACGACAAGACCGGCGCGTCCGATCTGATGATGGACCCAACCAATCCGCGCATTCTCTACGCCGCGTTCTGGCAGGTCTACCGGAAGTCCTGGACGATGCAGAGCGGCGGTCCCGGGGGCGGACTCTATAAGTCGATCGACGGCGGCGACACATGGAAGAAGCTCACTGCGGGCCTTCCCGAAGGCATTGTCGGCAAGGTGACGGTCACGGTGTCGCAATCGCGGCCCTCGCGCGTCTGGGCGATGATCGAAGCCGACAAAGGCGGCCTCTATCGGAGCGACGACGGGGGCGACAAGTGGACGCTCGTCAACGGTTCGCACCGGATTCGTCAGCGGGCGTGGTACTACTCGGGCGTCTTTGCCGATCCGGTCAACGAGGATGTCGTCTACGCGCCGAACATCCAGTTCCTCAAGTCGATTGACGGCGGGAAGTCGTTTTCGAGCATCCGCGTGCATCACGGCGACACTCATGACCTGTGGATCGATCCCGACAACCCGGCGCGGATGATCCTCGGCGACGATGGCGGCGCCGAGATTTCAGTGAACGGCGGCCAGTCGTGGTCCGCTGAGGACAACCAGCCGACGGCCCAGATCTACCGCGTCACGACCGATTCGCGGTTTCCGTACTGGGTCTATGGCTCGCAGCAGGACAACACGAGCATCGCGATCCCGAGCGGCGGCCGCGATTCGAGCATCACCAGCGCCCACTGGCACGGCGTGGGCGGCGGGGAGTCGGGCTGGATTGCTCCCGATCCTCGCAATCCGGACATCGTCTTTGCCGGCGGCTACGGCGGGTCCATCACGCGTTACGACCACAAGACCGGGGAGTCGCGCGAGATCGTCGCGTACCCGCAGGTGATCGACGGACGCGCTGCACGCGATTTGAAGTACCGCTTCCAGTGGACCGCACCCATTCTGCTGTCGCCGCACGACCCGGACACGCTCTATCACGCCGCGCAGGTCCTGCTCCGATCGCGCGACGGCGGCCAGTCGTGGGTTGAGATCAGCCCGGACCTGACGCGCAACGACAAAACGAAGCAGGACTACAGCGGCGGCCCGATCGCCCACGAATTCACCGGCGTCGAAACCTACGACACGATCTTCTGCGTCGTCGAGTCCCCTCACGAAGCGGGCACGATCTGGGCCGGCACCGACGACGGGCTCGTGCAGTTGACGCGCGACGGGGGCAAGACGTGGACCAATGTCACGCCCACGGGCATTCCCGAGTGGATCCGGATCAACACCATCGAGGTGTCGCCGCACGACAAGGCGACCGCCTATGTGTCGGCGATGATGAATCAGCACGACGACTTGCGCCCGTATATCTACAAGACCAGCAACTACGGCCAGACGTGGACGAAGATCGTCACCGGCATTCCCGACACGACGTTCGCGCGAGTGGTGCGAGAGGACAACGCGCGGCGGGGACTGCTGTACGCCGGCACGGAGACGGGCCTGTACATCTCCTTCGACGATGGAGCGAACTGGCAGCCGTTTCAGAGGAATCTGCCCGTGGTGCCGATTACCGACCTGGCCGTCAAGCACGAGGATCTTGTCGTGGCGACCGAGGGGCGGGCGTTCTGGATCCTCGACGACCTGACGCCGCTCCGCCAGTGGCAGCCCGACATCCGGCAGGCGCCCATTCGCCTGTTTGCGCCGCGGCCGACCTTCCGGCTTCCAGGCGACGTGGGCAAGAGCCTCAGCGCAGGCAAGAACAGGCCCAGCGGCGTGATCGTGAACTTCTGGTTGAAGGACAAACCGAAAGCCGAGGTTCCGGTGACGATCGAGTTCCTGGACGGCGCCACCGTTCTGCGGACCCTGTCGAGCGTCGCGACGCCGGGCGCGGACGAATTGAAGGAAGCCGGTGAAGAGGACGAGGACGAGGAGAAGCCGATCGAGCCGGTGGCGGGTGTCAATCGCTTCGTCTGGAACCTGCGGGAGGCCGTCGCCAGCCTCGTCGTGCCGCGGTATACGTACGGAGATTTTCCGCCGCAGGGCCTTCGCATCACGCCCGGACGGTACACGGTGCGGCTGCGTGTCGGACAGGAACAGGTGGAGGCGCCCTTCGAGGTGCGGCCGAACCCGGCCGTCAGCGTCCCCGCCGCCGATCTGGCGACTCAGGCCGATTTTCTCAGGATGGTCCGGGATGATCTCGCCTGGATCCACAACGCGATCAGGCGCATCAAGGACGTCCGGACGCAGACGACAGCTCTGATGAAACATGCCGAGGCGATCGGAAAGGGCCAGGCCCTGAAGGCCAGCGCGGACGGGCTGCTGGAGAAGCTGACAGTGCTGGCCGACGAACTCTACAATCCGAACCTGAAGACGAGTCAGGATTCCCTGAACTACCTGCCGAAGCTCGATTTCCAGTTTGCGGGGCTGGCGGGTGTCGCCGATACCGCTGACGCCAGGCCCACCGCCGGCGTACTGGCGCGCTACCGGGATCTCAAGCCGCAGTTGTCTGATGTGGCGGCGCGGCTCCAGAAGCTGTTCGACACGGAGCTCGCGGAGTTCAACAAGGCGGTCAGTGCCGCCGGCGTTCCCGCCATCGTGCTCGTGCCCATCGACAAGAAGGATTGA
- a CDS encoding ATP-binding protein — protein sequence MMKSIDNRFFRDLIASMRNGVMAITRDGAITAINEEAYRILGVSETAGDLGRHFTDLLRDHPDLLRVFAGVFDLSHLPNRAELRLKPTGTVIGYTVSLIRDERDRVYGAAMFFKDLTLVEQAEERERLRDRLAALGEMAAMIAHEVKNPLASIEVMAGLLRRQLADRTDLQGMLGDIINEAKMANAIVLEVLDFVRPIRLDVDHTSIARVVQDAVTLAENKLACRGTSLEVSVPPALPPLVGDHHQLCQVVTNLIINALEALDGRGCIRVDAHERPAYDQTHPREVVVTVADDGPGIPAAIAERIFNPFFTTKHEGSGLGLAIVRKIVDAHDGRIDVASAPGAGTTFTVTLPVGTPGQLAF from the coding sequence ATGATGAAGTCGATCGATAATCGCTTCTTTCGCGATCTGATCGCCAGCATGCGCAACGGCGTGATGGCGATCACGCGGGATGGCGCCATCACCGCCATCAACGAAGAAGCGTACCGGATTCTGGGCGTATCGGAGACCGCCGGCGATCTCGGGCGCCACTTCACTGATCTGCTGCGCGATCATCCCGACCTGCTCCGCGTCTTTGCCGGCGTCTTCGACCTGAGCCATCTGCCCAACCGGGCCGAGCTTCGTCTGAAGCCCACGGGCACGGTTATCGGCTACACCGTGTCGCTCATCCGTGATGAGCGGGATCGGGTGTATGGCGCGGCCATGTTCTTCAAGGATCTGACGCTGGTTGAACAGGCGGAGGAGCGTGAGCGGCTTCGCGATCGGCTCGCGGCGCTTGGCGAGATGGCCGCGATGATCGCGCACGAGGTGAAGAACCCGCTCGCCAGCATCGAGGTGATGGCCGGACTGCTCAGGCGGCAGCTGGCCGATCGTACGGATTTGCAGGGCATGCTGGGTGACATCATCAACGAGGCGAAGATGGCCAATGCCATCGTGCTCGAGGTGCTCGATTTCGTCCGGCCGATCAGGCTGGATGTGGATCACACGTCGATCGCCCGAGTGGTTCAGGACGCGGTCACGCTGGCCGAGAACAAGCTCGCCTGCCGGGGCACGAGCCTCGAGGTCAGCGTCCCGCCGGCGCTGCCGCCGCTGGTCGGGGATCACCACCAGCTCTGCCAGGTCGTCACCAACCTGATCATCAATGCGCTCGAGGCGCTTGACGGCCGCGGGTGCATTCGTGTCGATGCACACGAACGGCCGGCGTACGACCAGACGCACCCGCGCGAAGTGGTGGTCACGGTCGCCGACGACGGCCCGGGCATTCCGGCGGCCATTGCGGAGCGCATCTTCAACCCGTTCTTCACGACCAAGCACGAGGGCTCGGGCCTGGGCCTGGCCATCGTCCGGAAGATCGTCGACGCGCACGATGGGCGGATCGATGTGGCGAGCGCGCCCGGAGCCGGAACGACGTTCACGGTGACGCTACCGGTGGGCACGCCCGGACAACTGGCGTTCTAG